The DNA region AACCAACTCCAAAGAAGACGAAAACTCTTCTTTTGctgaaatgttgaaattttcattgattatattcaaaaaggaTAAACCATCAATTGATTGCGACATTTGAGTGAggaaattaagtattttggCGACAAAGAAAGTGTTATTCCATCAAGACAATACATCAGATCAGACATCCATTTTTGTAGTGGCCAAAATCAATGAATTAAGTCACTGTATTTGCCAGATTTAGATCCACCGCACTATTTTCTGTTTTCAAACTTGAAAAAATGGGtcgattttaataacattaaggATTTGGAGTCTGTAATTGATGGCTATTTTGTAGAGCTCCAACTTTCTCGCTATAAACAAGGTGTCGAAGCTGTTGTACATTGGGAAACGTATATCCAGCTAAAAGaggaagataatttattaggtACTTTTAGGACTGCCGTcgtatttagtattttttacgtatttctttgaaatgaaatttatctaTCTGATCTGGAAATACAGCCAAAACCAATCAATTTGAAACACCCTGTGTATAATTAgacaattgttatttaattggttttaaagTACGACTAATTTCTGACAAATTAAGCATACAGTAACGGTATTTGaatctgtaatttaaaaataatagaaaccatttcatgcaaaattaatataaacagtaCAGATTAACCGTGTTACACTGAATGTGTGTTAAGATACATAAACAGCAACATTGTATTTAAAGAATGGCAAACGCAAAAGCGATAGTCGCAGTTGTAATTACGTGAGGTGTAACACAACTATTTCAGAATATGACTTCACATTTctcacttaaataataaaaaaaatgagcaaacaatattgtattgtttttcatttcattttaacaGTTTCCATTTCCATTTTACAAGATTCCTTCCTTATTGCTATTGTTCAAGTAGTGGCTACGTAACAATGAAGAAAACGATTTTGTGCTTACTATGTTGTGTGTTTTTATACAGGTACCGGCAACACTAGCACCGATGGCACTTACAAACCATCATTTTTGACAGACCAAGAATTAAAGCATCTTATTTTGGAAGCGGCCGACGGTTTCCTGTTCGTTGTCAGTTGTGACAACGGCAGAGTCATCTACGTATCAGATTCGGTGGCACCGGTCTTAAATTACTCGCAGAGCGATTGGTACGGTTCTTGTATATACGACAATATTCATCCGGAAGATGTCGATAAAGTTAGAGAGCAGTTATCCACTCAGGAACCACAGAACACCGGTCGCATTTTAGACTTGAAGACTGGCACCGTCAAGAAGGAAGGGCATCAATGTAAGTACATACTGGAATTCACAaccaaaattatatgtattaatttttagcttCAATGAGGCTGTGTATGGGATCAAGGAGAGGTTTTATTTGTCGGATGAAAATAGGGAATTTATCCCCTGATAGTATGAACGTGGGACACCTGAACAGGCTGAAACAACGGAACAGCCTCGGTCCGGGGCGGGATGGCCAAAATTTTGCCGTGGTACATTGCACTggctatattaaaaattggccACCTACAGGTTAGAGTCATGGTTTTTTAAGTCAGGTACCTTACCCTCTCTTTAATTCTTAGACATGTTTACAGGTGTGCAAATGGAACGTCAATCTGAAGAAGATCTGCATGCAGCATCTCATTGTTGTTTGGTGGCAATAGGTAGATTACAAGTTACTTCAACACCTAACACAAGTGACTTATCAGGGTCCAGCAGTAATGCCGAATTTATTTCGCGGCATTCTATGGATGGGAAGTTTACTTTTGTGGACCAGCGGGTTATTGGGCTTTTAGGTTACAATCCTGCCGAATTACTGGCTAAGAGTTGTTTTGACTTCTTTCATCCAGAGGATCAAAGCCATATGAAGGACAGTTTTGAACAAGGTGTgttttaatctaatatttgTCTAGTCGCTTGGTACCACTGATGTTATTACTCTTATGGCTCTATATGGCATCAAATCGGTAAATTATCTTCTTTATTTAGAATCATTAAACGACAaacaattcttaaaataaccCAGTGAATATCCTCTGAATTTTTACTCTATATTTAGATAAAGCTGTTTACAACTCGagtatattttataccttttgAGTAGACTACATGACCAGATAAATGTGTTATTGCTATGTAGAGCCACGAGACTTAACAATGAGCAGTTGGTTACCCTTCTAGAAATAGTATGGAAGTCATTAGTCAAAtgtgtttgtttgtttcagttttaaaattaaagggaCAAGTTTTGTCAGTCATGTATAGATTCCGAGCCAAGAACAGAGAGTGGATTTGGTTGCGAACAAGTGcattttcgtttttaaacCCATATACGGACGATGTGGAGTATATAGTTTGTACGAACACCGCAGCGAAGTCGTTACACTCGACCGGTGAGGCGGCGACCGAAGGTCCGGAACAAGTGAATTACCAACAACAACCCGGTTTAGATTATAGTCTCCAACGGAGGGATATCTCGTATTCACACATGATACCATCCGCTCACATACAAAGCGAGTACCTACCCATGACGTCCACGTCGACGAGTTGCAGCGACCGCGGCGAGGACCCGCGGTATCCGCGTCTCACCACCCTCGACCCCCAACACACGGGTGGACGGCCGGGCAGCAGCCAAAACGTTTACGGCAGCTACGAACAGGCGGccgcggcggcggcggccaCCAGTCCGACACCCGCGGCGGCCCCCTGGACCCTGAGACAGGGCCAGACGGCGGCGGCGCCCGCCCAGTACAGTCAGCCGAACGCACGGTCGCCCGGTCCCACCTACACGCAGCTGAGCGTCGGCTCAAGACCGGGCACCGGTCCACCGCCACCGCCTACGCCTTACACGTGGACTAACTGGCAGGCGCAGGCGCAGACGTCCGAAGGTGGGGCGGGCGGTTCGACGGGCGCAGGAACGACGCCCGCCCAACAGCCGCCTGAACTGACGGACATGTTGCAGATGCTCGACCAGAGCGGAACAGCTTCGTTCGAGGACTTGAACATGTTCAGCACCACGTTCGAGTAGACTGTCTGCCCAGCACCGCATATCGTTTTGGTCATTGATCATTCCCATGATTCTGCCCCTTCCCTCCCGTCTATTTTtctattgtaatattaaaaatgatgatgATACACTCGAACTTGACAAAGTGATCGTCTTTGTATTAGACGTTAACTAGAATTCGAAAGAAATAACAATACAAGAGAAAACAATTCCGCCTTTATTGTACAGTATAGAGTATGGTGTATGGTGAAGTGATGCGTGTGAGTTGAGGACTTTGTTGCAGAGCACAACTCTTTCTTATAAGTTCGTGAACCCACAAAAAACTTATACTTTGTTTGTAACTGTCGTGGCGTCCAGAATATATAGCTTAAGGTCTAGCATATTGCTATATTAATTACTCTTAATATGTCAGTAAGTAGTCGGTATACCCAACAtgttgttttaacattttatcatCGATCTGTATAGAAAGGAATTCATTTTGTTTCTGTAACTGTAAATGCAACCAACAGTAATGGAGAAATGGAAACTatgaaattcattattttgttaatacagTCATAAATACATACTAACTAAATATCTACACGATTGCCTTGTGCTTTGCAATGTGGTACAGAATAGTGAACTTAACATTGTGTAAAGTACAAcgttacatttttactttctatctttatttaaaattatatgtattctcaatacaatttttatttctacatttgtgtgtaattaaaataaaaaaaataataaatgaagcaCATTTATTACGTTGTTTGAAcggttttagaaaatttaaaaatatattttaaagctaCGATTTGAaaagtcaataaataaattcttaatagaATACAATtgggttttatttatttatccaagCCAAGTTTTCAATATGTATGATATTGGCCAAAAGTTgtgaaattattgtataataaatttatgttttaggtAACAATTTTCTTCATCAGGACGTCTAAAAAATACAGTATTatctatttaacaaaatataaaaattgtttgatcaACTCTGTATACCAGAAGTTTCTAAAATCGATGGGTCGATATTTGGGAACAAGTAGAACACgttcaataatgaagaaaatcgaaatatttttttttacaactctgaaaatttaaatttcagaaatggttttttctcatatttccgtAACCTTTGGTCCGattctgtttaaatttgggatgtattatcctaaaatacatatcTACAATTCAATGTTAGTTTTCCATAATGCTGGGATAGAGTAGATTCTGCGACGTTCCCTTATTTTTGTTATCCTATTTTTCAGTGGTGAGTAAAACAGGGTAACCCCTTAGAATCTACTCTACTGTATCATTAAGGAAAAAGTTAGATTgacaaaaatctaataaatttaatttttatgatcaaCTAAaccaagaaatatttatttatataattccaaaggtatcagaaaatattaaaaggaatgatttaaattattaattctctAAATTTAGTACTAGATTTgtgtgaaattaaaataaaaaaaaataaatgaagcaCATTTATTACGTTATTTGAACGGTTTcagaaaagttaaaaatgtattttacgaTTTGAaaagtcaataaataaattcttaatagaatacaattgtgttttatttatttatcacagGAAGGCCATGTTTTCAATATGTATGATATTGGTCAAAAGttgtgaaattattttgtaataagtttatgttttatttttgtaacctTCTGTCCAATTCGGGGAAACCCCTCTACGCTActgtttcattaattggtaaaaatctaataaatcttatttttatgatcaattaaaccagggaatatttataaaattccaaaaatatcaGGACGTATTAAAaggaatgatttaaattattagttctcataatcattttagtacttgttaattgaaatatgtttaaaaatgagtaataagtGAATGGTGAATGGGAAACTGCAACAAACAATATGAACTGGTGTCTTGTTAGTACTAAGAATTAAACTGTTTGTGTAAACTAATTTGAACTATCTGTAATTCCCAGATATTTAATTCCACGGTTTATTttatcagaaaaaataaattcataaatattttagagaattttAACAACTTGGTACCAGACTGACTAcccttttacataaaataagattCGCTGATCATCATCCTTGATAAAATtgagaatatatttattagaagcGCACCAATGTGTTTGGAATGAGGGCTTTAGTGTAcgtaattagatttattaccaatttgtgcaaataaaatataattaaatgaacataaaacaaaataagacttgatgtaataaaaaaaactaaatggttacataaaatataataactaaaacatttattacatatgGTACTTAACTGCTGAGCACCTAAATTGGTACTACTGGAaaggattatttatttctgaagGATCCTCGTCTGTCGTCCTCACAATACCTTTTTCCATCATAATCACAGACTGATTCCCTTCGAAGTCCTGTCCAGACTCTACCATGGCCGAACAATCTTCTGAGCTACTATTCAATAACATCGAGTTATCATATCTTATTTCAGCTCATTTTTATTGTACGAAACAAAGCAATTGcgaattctaataaaataatttgtagtttATGCTCAATCATATTTTCCTGCCCAATTTGGACAAGGTGTGAGACATGTATAAGATCTGTGTTTACCTGGATGTCTTTGATCTGATTCTACCAAAATAACTTGGCGTTAtactaaaatcaatatatagaGTAGAGAACTAATTCAAtctggaaaatataaaagaaactcTAAATTTTCACTACAAACTagtgtaaatttttactttaaccGTAGAATGcgatttacatataaatgacTGGCACCGGTTACATTTTATTGATGCAGGAGAATGTTACTTTAGCAAGTCACAAGTACGACACAGTACGTCTTGGGTGGCTTTTCTCCTCTAATCTCCCTTTAATGTCGTGATTGTAActataattaagaaaagtaCTAAGGTCATCACctcaatttattcaaaacatttttataataaattttataatttatttgaaaacttttctgtcattctttaattttatacgtaataaacggtttaattttgaagaagagATCATCCTTGAGCAGCAAGAGctcagaatatttataaaacattggtaaatttcttcattaaatacaataatcttATGTTAAACGTTGCAATAATTCTTCTAAACACACACGGAAGTTCACTACGAATCTTTAAATGTAAGTGATAAGTGCATGGGAAGAGGATCTATTGAATTCGACGGAAATTTTACATGTGCCCGCTCGAAGGTTAAATAGGGTCActcaaattaattgtaatatgtgGCCGGTTGTCTAAACCTCGGCTTGCACGTCGTGATCCGTATGCCAAATACATGTCTGGTACTAACACTTGTTTGATGTTAGCTTAGAGCCTCAGCACTGCTGAGTCAGTGTAATACTGACATATGCTAACATAACAAAGATGgtcaaaattgtatatatattggaAAAAATGGCACTAATTTTGACGTAACTGAATAACTATGTAAAACTACGAAATTTTAcgtcaattttattaagtagATAAAGACAAATGTACGAATAATTATTGCTCCTTAAATGTATCTATACAATCGCTGCTCTTGAATGTctcattatcaaattatagAGTTGATAGgtcttacaaatataaatattatttggtcCTGCCTGTATGAACAACTTCCGATTGGGGAGCCAAAAggcttgtaaaaatatatttgactagtatcaaattttcaatcatCTTCCTGGTATTGCTggaacatttatataaaaatttaaaatacaataagatcttagcaaaaaattaacaatagtaAAACAAGTGATTAACCTAGATAGATTGTACTGTCAATATTGTGTGACACCAGGCACCGTTAATTGGACATGCAATTGGAATGTAGAAGACGAGTTTTCTACATTACACGTTTCCgcaaaaaaatagatttataataataaatatttacagtgatattttacatttcatatatataatatctaCACTCTGCCAGAGCAACCTTGATTTGcacgtaaataaataaaacgaagACAAAACAATCTTTGGAAATTCCGGAGCAGGAACTACATTCCCGTTGTGTCTATTAAAAAATCGCCAACACGGAGTAGACAAACTTTCAATGAGAAtcgtttgtataaaataaccatACTATAGTAGATATTACATAATCAGGTCCAACAGGTTTTAGGATGTCCATTAAAAAGTTGTACTGATGAGAATTAAATTGACTGGATAATTTTATGCAAGACTATGAAAAAAGATTTTCAAGATTCTTAACTTTATCATcggtatatttttcattttttagccAACTTATCAAGTGTCTATGGTATTTCAATCTTCCTCAGATTTATTTTCAAGTATTGAAAGTAtctcttcaaaattaaaatgccaAGCCCAACTGGGACGGGAAagcaaataaaactattacttTTTCAGATGTAGGTAATGCATTCCATCCATTTATTTCTGACTTAAATGTGAAAAAGTTCGACTGGATATCCGTTTTATGGAATTTTTAACacatatattgattttaatttaatagtttttcatacagttttataatatattttgtgcagtgagtaaattgtttatatttaaatacttgaaTTTTGTTACTGATTTGATCTTTTCTGAGATTTTACGTCTTTTACTGACTTGTGTAAGATCAACTGATCCAGAGGTTATCTGTACTTTAAATCCATGAGATGATCTCCAGATCTGTTGATCTTGAGAtcatatattacataatacaAGTAGTCTCAAGTATTATAACTGTTCTTGACGTTATAagatcttaaattttattagaataaatagtACGAAGTCAAGGTTACAAAATTTGCCAACACaaagtattttgttttaaaataatttggaatgttatcaaatttaaatacagacTTTTATTGCTTAAATTGCTCATTTTATTCCCATTTGAAAATGATTACTGGTAAACAAAcactaataaatatgtttggaaattaattattcaggaagactaattgaatataaatattccaatattttattattgaaaattcaaattaattcacatttttggTTTAACAAAAGCTACATGCTTAATCCATGAGTCAAACAGAAATGCAGTGATTTGTAGATTTAGTGAAGCATATTTTGAATGACTATATAAACAATGAAGATAAGATATGGGCTACGTATATTACTTGCAAAAATTGTGAACTTTTCTAGAAGgtgttaatttatgattattaaagtgtttttctattttaagatggtttaaaatgatatttggcGTTTGTGGTCTGTAGCCGATAGGTCAAACCTCAATCTGggattgttattgtttaaataacatattttaactaCATGTaccttaataaatatgttcatttttttcttgtttccaaatattttctacataACATCacattataaagtaaaacagatatataaattaaataaaagattcgATGTTCATCCTCGacatctttaaattccttttaaGGGGTTCAGGAGGAGATGTTACATTCTTCAGTGTTATATTTGTATCTTCAAGGATGATGGTAGTTCATACATTGAATATTATAGtcttaaacttaataaatcacAAGAAATCTAGTTTTGTTTATTCTTAaacttaaactatttatttcgtCTGTTGTCTTTGAGAGTAATCATTGTATTGGTCAAGTTTTGTTCTCTTTGTAGTAATTTTCAGaacttaatatattctttttaaataattgtaagacACGATATTGGGAGTCTTTCCTTCTTTTTTGTTGTCCTCATCGTTAATAAACGAGTAATAGCTCGACTGACAGCTTCCAAGGTATCACTATACTCAGAACCatatataaacaatgaatATAAGATATGTGCTACATATATTACTcgcaaaaattgtaaatttttgtgtaGTATTTAGTAGAAGgtgttaatttatgattattaaagtgtttttccattttaagATGATTTAATATGATCTTTGTCGTTTGTAGTCTGTATCGGTTAGGTCAAACCTCAATCTGGGATTCTTAtggtttaaataacacatttgaACTACATTGcaccttaataaatatattttttctttttttccaatattttctaCATAACATCAcatatataaagaaaacagGTTTAAAATGATCTTTGGCGTTTGTGGTCTGTAGCCGATAGGTCAAACCTCAATCTGggattgttattgtttaaataacatattttaactaCATGTaccttaataaatatgttcatttttttcttgtttccaaatattttctacataACATCacattataaagtaaaacagatatataaattaaattaaagattcgAAATTCATCCTCGacatctttaaattccttttaaGGGGCTTCAGGAGGAGGTGTTACATCCTTCAGTCTTATATTTGTGTCTTCAAGGATTATGGTAGATCATACATTGAATATTATAGtcttaaacttaataaatcacaagaaatctatttttgttttttcttaaacctaaactaataatcattttattggcCAAGTTTTgttctgaaataatttttagatcttaatatattgtttttaaacaattataagacAAGATATTGGGAGTCTTTCCTTCTTTTTTGTTGCCCTCATCGTTTATTACTCGACTGACAGCTTCCAAGGTATCACTATAGTCAGAACCAGCTTTTGGACACCTTCGAACCAGTTACGATTGAGCTCGAGCAATTCTGGtcgaaattatttaacaaaatcattgtgttctttcaatttttctcTCTCACTAGTTGtgtacattaatataataataatgttgtttattaataatataagttgtaataaatgtaatttatttgtcaaattttgttgtaaatacaTTGCAGCGTCGTAGTTACATTCCTGCTGTTCAAAGTCCGCAGCAATAATcagtttgaatttataaatatattaccttAGGCGATTGTAAGAGAATCAGTGAATCccaacacaaaaataataccTGACCCACCGTTTTTTGCATAAGTAAACCTTACATACACGTACGGCGGGTCAAATAGAGGTACTGCtaaaaacagtaaatatttgGCTTTGTTATATAGAATAAAcagattattaattgaatctgGGTGCTTTGAAATTTCACCATTTGTGTTGGGCAACATTTTCGTCTAATTACGCTCTAATACAGTTCAATCAAAAACTAGTTAAGGCATTTTTTTGCCGGGTTCAAACaggatgttattaaaatttacgcaGTTATCTAAATATGTGTaatgttttgtataaataaatgtaaaactttTGGGTTTTTCTGAGCTACTTTACTGGGTAAAGTAATGCAAATTAAACGTTGCTAATTATAGTTTGACAAATATACCATTATATAGCTGCGACAGTGAGtaccataattaaaacataattagacCTCAATGAcggtattacatttttaaatggtactttttaaattaccaaCCATATCAGATCCAGTTTTGATAttgatacttttaaatttaatacctgCCTTGCACATAACTGTTGATAATATTAGTGTAAAAGTTATATAGGTGTCATTGAAAATGATGTATGTACAGTAAAACATTTAagtgaattaaataaaccgTCGGTGACAAAAGGAGTAGTTACTCGCCCCtggtaatataaattaattttatacaatttttaaattaggcaCCCAAGCGTAATGGGTAACACAGTCTTTGGCCGACTTAAATTGGGTAAAATTGCAGTTGCATTACCGTGCTAATGTcatcattattgtttttcgtTGTGTACAAATAAACTGACTCGCACAAATGTTCGTTCATTCGTTACTAGTTTCGagataaagaatttaaggtaAATAAATCCACGGGAGGAATTCCAGTTGGTAGGGTATTCGCGTGTTATATCTTTAAGGAGGTTTGTGGCATTTGCCACACGACAGTGGCTCTGATTTGATGTTGCGCTTCGTATAAAACGCGCAGGTTACTTAGTCTCCAATTGATCCATCCGCTACTGCAAATTATTGAGgtgattgtttatatatttatttatttatttttttaaaattgtgttttgtgGTGTCTTTTTTGGTGTTCAAACGTAAGTACTGTTTGATTAATAGCTACGCAATTCAAATGTTGGaggttcattttaataattattagaaagcAATAACgcaatgttttaaatacaatttcacTTGTGCTTCTTCGAATGTGCTCCGCAATGGTTAAATTATTGTGGCACACATCACTGTTATATTGGTcactaaaattgatattaaaataatttaatgtgggTTATCCTTTGTGCCTGTGTGTGTCAGATGTTGTTTAGCAGTTGGCTTCTTGGTAAAActagtttaatatttgtgtttatcacatttaaaatGGGGAAAAGAAGAGaaagtttatattaacatCGTTGGTTGATTCTATATTATCAAACAATAGAAATCCTCTGACGCAAATACTTCAATAAGGTACAACATTGTTGGGTTActgatttgaa from Aethina tumida isolate Nest 87 chromosome 1, icAetTumi1.1, whole genome shotgun sequence includes:
- the LOC109601594 gene encoding aryl hydrocarbon receptor nuclear translocator homolog isoform X3; its protein translation is MYAYAGGGPPHYAPPPTYLQPHPSAPPPNVHHVQLPPPTASMPPPVTHYPKKRRSDEDDPSGSKYTRMEDDSIQDKERFASRENHCEIERRRRNKMTAYITELSDMVPTCSALARKPDKLTILRMAVAHMKALREVELSCEKAVMEHMAFGDRLKSPHANGTGNTSTDGTYKPSFLTDQELKHLILEAADGFLFVVSCDNGRVIYVSDSVAPVLNYSQSDWYGSCIYDNIHPEDVDKVREQLSTQEPQNTGRILDLKTGTVKKEGHQSSMRLCMGSRRGFICRMKIGNLSPDSMNVGHLNRLKQRNSLGPGRDGQNFAVVHCTGYIKNWPPTGVQMERQSEEDLHAASHCCLVAIGRLQVTSTPNTSDLSGSSSNAEFISRHSMDGKFTFVDQRVIGLLGYNPAELLAKSCFDFFHPEDQSHMKDSFEQVLKLKGQVLSVMYRFRAKNREWIWLRTSAFSFLNPYTDDVEYIVCTNTAAKSLHSTGEAATEGPEQVNYQQQPGLDYSLQRRDISYSHMIPSAHIQSEYLPMTSTSTSCSDRGEDPRYPRLTTLDPQHTGGRPGSSQNVYGSYEQAAAAAAATSPTPAAAPWTLRQGQTAAAPAQYSQPNARSPGPTYTQLSVGSRPGTGPPPPPTPYTWTNWQAQAQTSEGGAGGSTGAGTTPAQQPPELTDMLQMLDQSGTASFEDLNMFSTTFE